From one Enterococcus sp. DIV2402 genomic stretch:
- a CDS encoding M24 family metallopeptidase, translating into MNQEKVNELSRWMAKENVDVAYITNPNSISYLSGFTSDPHERVLALFFSPTHDPFLFTPALEADTARQSSWPYDVVGYLDTQNPWQIIAEELTTRYGKPQQLAIEKSAFTLDRFEQLASYFPTTDFSKDLTAVIQQMQLRKTPSEIETLLEAGNWADVAFEIGFSAIKDGVTEEEIAAEIEYQLKRKGVSHMSFDTTVLVGPHAANPHGAPNQTPVKANELVLFDLGVVWKGYCSDATRTVAYKEPTAFQEKIHAIVLEAQLAAQAAVKPGMTASQLDKIARDIITDYGYGEAFNHRLGHGIGTSIHEYPSIVAGNDLIIEEGMCFSIEPGIYLPNQVGVRIEDCVYVTKDGCQPFTKTPKELLIIN; encoded by the coding sequence ATGAATCAAGAAAAAGTGAACGAATTATCCCGCTGGATGGCAAAAGAAAATGTGGATGTTGCTTATATCACGAATCCTAATTCTATTTCGTATTTATCTGGTTTTACTAGTGACCCACATGAAAGAGTTTTGGCGCTTTTCTTCTCGCCAACTCATGATCCCTTTTTATTTACACCAGCTTTAGAAGCCGACACTGCTCGTCAAAGCAGCTGGCCTTACGATGTTGTCGGTTATTTAGATACCCAAAATCCTTGGCAAATCATTGCGGAAGAATTAACCACACGTTATGGTAAACCGCAACAACTAGCTATTGAAAAATCAGCGTTTACTTTGGATCGCTTTGAACAGCTTGCAAGTTATTTTCCAACAACCGACTTTTCAAAGGATTTAACTGCCGTCATTCAACAAATGCAATTGCGCAAAACTCCTTCAGAAATTGAAACTTTACTTGAAGCAGGTAATTGGGCAGATGTTGCGTTTGAAATTGGTTTTTCAGCAATTAAAGATGGTGTAACAGAAGAAGAAATTGCTGCAGAAATTGAATACCAATTAAAACGTAAAGGAGTCTCTCATATGTCCTTTGACACAACCGTTTTAGTTGGTCCGCACGCAGCCAATCCGCATGGCGCGCCTAATCAAACACCTGTAAAAGCCAATGAATTAGTCTTATTTGATTTAGGAGTTGTTTGGAAAGGTTATTGCAGCGACGCAACACGTACAGTTGCGTATAAAGAACCGACTGCTTTTCAAGAAAAAATTCATGCAATTGTTTTAGAAGCTCAACTAGCCGCACAAGCTGCTGTTAAACCTGGTATGACTGCGAGCCAATTAGACAAAATTGCCCGCGACATCATTACGGATTATGGATACGGAGAAGCATTTAATCACCGATTAGGTCATGGCATTGGGACATCCATCCATGAATATCCTTCTATTGTAGCAGGAAATGATTTAATCATTGAAGAAGGTATGTGTTTCTCAATTGAACCAGGGATCTACTTACCAAATCAAGTAGGTGTACGGATTGAAGATTGTGTATACGTTACGAAAGATGGTTGTCAACCATTTACCAAAACACCCAAAGAACTACTTATTATAAATTAA
- the ccpA gene encoding catabolite control protein A, with protein MEKQTITIYDVAREANVSMATVSRVVNGNPNVKPATRKKVLEVIDRLDYRPNAVARGLASKKTTTVGVIIPDVSNMFFASLARGIDDVATMYKYNIILANSDGDSLKEVNVLNNLLAKQVDGVIFMGHRITDEVRGEFSRSKTPVVLAGSIDPDEQVGSVNIDYTAATKDAVSLLAKNGNEKIAFVSGALIDPINGQNRLNGYKEALKESNLEYNEGLIFEAPYSFKDGLAIVDRLLNSGATAAYVTDDELAIGILDGLYDRGVKVPEDFEILTSNNSLLTDVARPRLSSVSQPLYDIGAVAMRLLTKMMNKEEIEQKTIVLPYNILEKGSTK; from the coding sequence ATGGAGAAACAAACGATTACTATTTATGATGTTGCTCGTGAAGCCAATGTATCCATGGCTACCGTCTCTCGTGTCGTTAACGGAAATCCCAATGTCAAACCAGCCACTCGTAAAAAGGTACTTGAAGTCATTGATCGTCTTGATTACCGTCCAAACGCAGTTGCTCGTGGATTAGCTAGCAAAAAAACAACAACAGTAGGAGTGATTATTCCTGATGTAAGTAATATGTTTTTTGCTTCTTTAGCACGTGGGATTGACGATGTTGCAACAATGTACAAATATAACATCATTTTGGCAAATTCAGATGGCGATAGCTTGAAGGAAGTCAATGTATTAAATAATTTATTAGCGAAGCAAGTAGATGGTGTCATCTTTATGGGACATCGTATTACTGATGAAGTTCGTGGTGAATTTTCACGCTCAAAAACACCAGTGGTTTTAGCTGGTTCAATCGATCCAGATGAACAAGTAGGTAGTGTAAACATTGATTATACTGCAGCAACTAAAGATGCCGTTAGCCTACTAGCTAAAAACGGCAATGAAAAAATTGCTTTTGTAAGTGGCGCATTAATTGATCCGATTAACGGACAAAATCGCTTAAACGGCTACAAAGAAGCATTAAAAGAAAGTAATTTGGAATACAATGAAGGCTTGATTTTTGAAGCACCGTATTCTTTTAAAGATGGTCTAGCAATTGTGGATCGTTTATTAAACAGTGGCGCAACTGCGGCATATGTAACTGACGATGAATTAGCGATTGGTATTTTAGATGGATTATATGACCGTGGAGTAAAAGTACCAGAAGATTTCGAAATTTTAACAAGCAACAACTCACTATTAACAGATGTTGCTCGTCCTCGTTTATCTAGCGTGAGCCAACCACTTTATGATATCGGTGCAGTTGCCATGCGTTTATTAACAAAAATGATGAACAAAGAAGAGATTGAACAAAAAACAATTGTTTTACCTTATAACATTTTAGAAAAAGGTTCAACTAAATAA